The following coding sequences lie in one Silvanigrella aquatica genomic window:
- a CDS encoding DnaJ C-terminal domain-containing protein yields MKYYDILGVNKNATSDEIKKAYRKMAMQYHPDRNPGNKSAEDKFKEMSEAYAVLSDPEKKRQYDMLGDARFTQQQGAGFQEDIFKNMDFDSIFREMGFSGFGGFNGGGRFSGFGGGRTSQQQQRSSARRGGFRSEPEDYSRFDIEHDLEIGFMDAYNGAERYVSFSLSNGESISTRIKVPAGIETGKKLRVREHGRTAPDGRKGDLYLNVKVMPHPEFVRKENDIEVETKTSFSLLCLGGTLDVNTPQGIKQIKIRSGMQNGIKVRMRGLGFSIMGTSERGDLYAILSVKVPTSDEITDENREIFEKLQKAGF; encoded by the coding sequence AGTATTACGATATTTTAGGTGTAAATAAAAATGCAACTTCTGATGAGATTAAAAAAGCTTATCGTAAGATGGCTATGCAGTATCATCCTGACCGAAATCCGGGCAATAAATCGGCGGAAGATAAATTTAAAGAAATGTCTGAAGCTTATGCTGTCTTGTCAGATCCAGAAAAAAAACGTCAATACGATATGTTAGGAGATGCGCGCTTTACACAGCAGCAAGGCGCTGGATTCCAAGAAGATATTTTTAAAAACATGGATTTTGATAGTATTTTTAGAGAAATGGGGTTTTCTGGGTTTGGTGGTTTCAATGGAGGCGGGCGTTTTAGTGGCTTTGGCGGTGGAAGGACTTCACAGCAGCAGCAACGGTCAAGTGCGCGCCGAGGTGGCTTTCGATCTGAACCTGAGGATTATTCTCGTTTTGATATTGAGCACGATCTTGAAATTGGATTTATGGATGCTTACAACGGAGCTGAAAGATATGTGAGTTTCTCCTTGAGTAATGGCGAAAGCATTTCAACAAGGATAAAAGTACCTGCAGGAATTGAAACGGGTAAAAAGTTAAGAGTACGCGAGCACGGACGTACGGCTCCCGATGGCCGTAAAGGGGATCTTTACTTAAATGTAAAAGTGATGCCTCACCCCGAATTTGTTCGTAAAGAAAATGATATTGAAGTTGAGACGAAAACTTCATTTTCTTTACTTTGTTTAGGTGGAACGCTCGATGTCAATACGCCTCAAGGAATAAAACAAATTAAAATACGTTCAGGAATGCAAAATGGAATTAAAGTACGCATGAGAGGTCTGGGATTTTCTATTATGGGAACCTCTGAAAGAGGTGATTTATACGCAATACTTTCCGTTAAGGTTCCAACTTCTGATGAAATTACTGATGAGAATCGTGAGATCTTTGAGAAACTGCAGAAAGCTGGTTTTTAA
- a CDS encoding response regulator: MADLKILLIDDSKSIQTFVAECFSNDPDTKFLTANNGKMGLEILEEEPDVDIVFLDWEMPVMNGIETLDEIKKHHSKVIVIMMTSKNGAFDIQKMLLHGATDYIMKPFTRDNIFDKLQEILTKRSLKK; this comes from the coding sequence ATGGCTGATTTAAAAATATTATTAATCGATGATTCTAAATCAATTCAAACATTTGTTGCAGAGTGTTTCTCAAATGATCCCGATACTAAATTCTTGACTGCCAATAACGGAAAAATGGGATTGGAAATTCTTGAAGAGGAACCTGATGTTGATATCGTCTTTTTAGACTGGGAAATGCCTGTTATGAATGGAATTGAAACGTTAGATGAAATCAAAAAGCATCATTCCAAAGTTATTGTTATTATGATGACTTCTAAAAATGGTGCTTTTGATATTCAAAAAATGTTATTACATGGAGCAACAGATTATATTATGAAGCCTTTCACACGTGACAATATCTTTGATAAATTACAGGAAATTTTAACAAAAAGATCTTTAAAAAAGTAA
- a CDS encoding DMT family transporter — MAWLYLLIAGALEIVWAINLKNVDGISKPVPLLIMFFSMVLSFIFLSMALKNLPIGTAYAVWTGIGAVGVAIYGILFLGESAHFLRILCLFLIIIGIIGLKFIGTVK, encoded by the coding sequence ATGGCTTGGTTGTATTTGTTAATAGCGGGTGCTTTAGAAATTGTTTGGGCTATTAATTTAAAAAATGTGGATGGAATTTCTAAACCAGTTCCTCTTTTAATTATGTTTTTCTCAATGGTATTAAGTTTTATATTTTTAAGTATGGCTCTAAAAAACTTACCTATTGGTACAGCCTATGCTGTTTGGACGGGAATTGGAGCTGTGGGTGTGGCTATTTATGGAATTCTATTTTTAGGAGAATCAGCCCATTTTTTAAGAATATTATGTCTATTTTTAATCATAATTGGTATTATTGGATTAAAATTTATAGGTACGGTAAAGTAA
- a CDS encoding acyl-CoA dehydrogenase family protein: MSGNTKFSFMKNIFNGHIPEKSLHHYPFFNTNRENDYMLMANSINDWMKQNVNSLKFDQEKKLPPEIIEGMKEMGLFGLIIPEAFGGSEFTQTLYTRTLELLNKHDASVTLTAGAHSSIGLKGLYLYGNEKQKAKYMPKLATGETVASFALTEPTAGSDAAGIKTRAVKNGDHYILNGSKLWITNGGFAEFFTVFAKEEINGEDKITAFIVTRDMGGVSNGPEEHKLGIKASSTVEVYFKDVKVPAENILGKPGDGFKIAMGILNQGRMGLAGGALGAMKSVMDECIVYTKNRKAFGHSISDFGLVQSMLADMAMNIYASESATYFATNLVDSGDSDYSIEAAICKVFVTEAGWKTINTAMQIHGGNGYMVEYGIERKLRDGRIGLIFEGTNEILRLFIAMTGLKETASQYQRLNKELQTFQGPKNLDFLNSAIEKIGFLSEFAFSEVKKNVVAEQLEGFHPALEKECERLSAATQALATTSSKLIRSYGHKLVDEQLQLARLADIAIDTYVIASVLSRINSVLEKHGGVEKNQTELSMAKLIIRDAKARVNQSLYNIRVNHDDVIKDIAQKLVEKEKFPFAMDTVK, encoded by the coding sequence ATGTCAGGTAATACAAAATTTAGTTTTATGAAAAACATTTTTAATGGGCATATTCCAGAAAAATCCCTTCACCATTATCCTTTTTTTAATACAAATAGAGAAAATGATTATATGTTGATGGCAAATTCCATAAATGATTGGATGAAACAAAATGTAAATAGCCTGAAATTTGACCAGGAGAAAAAATTACCTCCAGAAATCATAGAAGGCATGAAAGAAATGGGATTGTTTGGATTAATTATTCCAGAAGCCTTTGGAGGAAGTGAATTTACTCAAACTCTTTATACACGCACATTAGAATTATTAAATAAACACGATGCATCTGTTACATTAACAGCAGGTGCGCATAGCTCTATTGGCCTAAAAGGTCTTTATCTTTATGGTAACGAAAAGCAAAAAGCAAAATATATGCCCAAACTGGCAACAGGAGAAACGGTAGCTTCCTTTGCTTTAACAGAACCCACAGCAGGTTCTGATGCCGCTGGAATAAAAACTCGTGCGGTAAAAAATGGTGATCATTATATTTTAAATGGCTCAAAATTATGGATTACCAATGGTGGATTTGCTGAGTTTTTTACCGTTTTTGCAAAAGAAGAAATTAACGGTGAAGACAAAATAACCGCATTTATTGTTACAAGAGATATGGGAGGAGTTTCTAATGGTCCAGAAGAACATAAATTAGGAATTAAAGCATCCTCAACCGTTGAAGTGTATTTTAAAGACGTTAAAGTACCAGCAGAAAATATTTTAGGAAAACCAGGTGACGGATTTAAAATTGCCATGGGAATTTTAAATCAAGGTCGCATGGGACTTGCTGGCGGTGCTTTAGGAGCCATGAAATCAGTTATGGATGAATGCATTGTTTATACAAAAAATCGTAAGGCATTTGGACATTCCATTTCCGATTTTGGATTGGTTCAATCCATGCTTGCTGATATGGCCATGAATATTTATGCATCGGAATCGGCCACTTATTTTGCAACAAATTTAGTAGACTCAGGTGACTCCGATTATAGTATTGAGGCTGCTATTTGTAAGGTATTTGTTACAGAAGCAGGCTGGAAAACAATAAATACAGCAATGCAAATTCATGGTGGCAATGGCTATATGGTTGAATATGGCATTGAACGAAAATTGAGAGATGGCCGTATTGGACTTATTTTTGAAGGAACAAATGAAATATTAAGATTATTTATTGCGATGACAGGACTTAAAGAAACAGCTTCACAATATCAACGACTCAACAAAGAATTACAAACTTTCCAAGGACCAAAAAACTTAGATTTCTTAAATAGCGCAATAGAAAAAATAGGATTTCTATCTGAATTTGCCTTTAGTGAAGTTAAAAAGAATGTCGTGGCAGAACAATTAGAAGGCTTTCACCCTGCTCTTGAAAAAGAATGTGAAAGATTGTCTGCAGCAACACAAGCACTTGCAACAACATCTTCAAAGTTAATTCGCTCTTATGGACATAAGCTAGTCGATGAACAGCTACAATTAGCTCGTCTTGCAGATATTGCTATAGATACCTATGTTATTGCTTCGGTTTTATCTCGAATTAATTCGGTTCTTGAAAAACATGGTGGTGTTGAAAAAAATCAAACAGAATTATCCATGGCAAAATTAATCATTCGTGATGCCAAAGCAAGAGTAAATCAAAGTCTTTATAATATTCGAGTCAATCACGATGATGTAATTAAAGATATTGCTCAAAAACTTGTTGAAAAAGAAAAATTCCCTTTTGCCATGGATACGGTAAAGTAA
- a CDS encoding acyl-CoA dehydrogenase family protein, with product MAMFDLNETQKQLYEMAKDFSNKEVWPKAKELDETAKFPMDLLKKTHELGMLNAFVPEEVGGLGLETFGHCLISEALAMGSAGFCTAALANDLASVPVILSENKLVWKEFLAPMVDECLMASYCVTEPGAGSDVAGIKTTAKKVKDKYVINGSKMWITNANYANWFFVLAKTDPAAGHKGMTGFVVPAKTPGVTIGRKEDNMGQRCSDTRGVTFDNVEIPEKYLLGKEGDGFKLAMGAFDRTRPAVAAQCVGLSQRAMMCAIDYAKQRSAFGKVISENQGISFMIAEMARDIEAARLLVWKAGVEVDEGRKNTYFASLAKMFAADACMRITTDAVQIFGGYGYNKEYPVEMLMRDAKIFQIFEGTSQIQRLIVGRLLLGN from the coding sequence ATGGCTATGTTCGACTTGAATGAAACACAGAAGCAATTATATGAAATGGCAAAAGACTTTTCTAATAAAGAAGTCTGGCCAAAAGCAAAAGAATTAGATGAAACAGCGAAATTTCCAATGGACTTATTAAAAAAAACACATGAATTAGGAATGCTAAATGCTTTTGTGCCCGAAGAAGTAGGCGGGCTTGGCCTTGAGACATTTGGACACTGCCTCATTTCTGAAGCTCTTGCCATGGGTTCAGCTGGATTTTGTACGGCCGCTCTAGCGAATGATTTGGCATCTGTGCCCGTCATTTTATCTGAAAATAAGTTGGTCTGGAAGGAGTTTCTCGCTCCTATGGTGGACGAATGCCTTATGGCTTCTTATTGTGTCACAGAACCAGGAGCGGGCAGTGATGTGGCGGGAATTAAAACAACGGCTAAAAAAGTAAAAGACAAGTACGTTATAAATGGTTCAAAAATGTGGATTACCAATGCTAATTATGCAAATTGGTTTTTTGTATTAGCAAAAACCGATCCCGCGGCAGGTCATAAAGGGATGACGGGTTTTGTTGTTCCTGCAAAAACGCCGGGTGTTACAATTGGAAGAAAAGAAGACAATATGGGGCAGCGGTGCAGTGATACTCGCGGCGTAACATTTGATAATGTTGAAATTCCTGAAAAATACTTGCTTGGAAAAGAAGGTGATGGATTTAAGCTTGCTATGGGGGCGTTTGACAGAACTCGTCCAGCGGTTGCGGCTCAGTGCGTTGGGCTTTCCCAAAGAGCTATGATGTGTGCCATTGATTACGCAAAGCAGCGCTCTGCATTTGGAAAAGTTATTTCGGAAAATCAAGGCATTAGCTTTATGATTGCCGAAATGGCGCGAGATATTGAAGCAGCACGGCTTCTTGTTTGGAAGGCAGGCGTTGAAGTTGATGAAGGGCGTAAGAATACTTATTTTGCTTCACTGGCAAAAATGTTCGCAGCTGACGCTTGTATGAGAATCACAACCGATGCTGTGCAAATTTTTGGGGGATATGGATATAACAAAGAATATCCCGTCGAAATGCTTATGAGAGATGCTAAAATTTTTCAAATTTTTGAGGGAACTTCTCAAATACAACGCTTGATTGTTGGAAGATTATTATTGGGAAATTAA
- the ribH gene encoding 6,7-dimethyl-8-ribityllumazine synthase produces MKPSEAKIGIVVARFNEVITSRLASGARNLLLRRGVKAENIIEIEVSGSFETPLAAQLLIDQKKVHGIVALGAVIKGATDHYNYVCSATSSGLMNVQLSRSVPVCFGILTCDTMEQAIDRAGGKAGNKGADVADTVLEMIMLKSSLLGNSFL; encoded by the coding sequence ATGAAACCATCAGAAGCTAAAATTGGTATTGTTGTAGCAAGGTTTAACGAAGTCATCACGTCAAGGCTTGCCTCAGGCGCGCGCAATCTTCTTTTACGAAGAGGCGTGAAAGCAGAAAATATCATTGAAATTGAAGTTTCCGGAAGCTTTGAAACTCCTTTAGCCGCACAACTTTTAATTGATCAAAAAAAGGTTCACGGTATTGTGGCCTTAGGGGCAGTTATCAAAGGAGCAACAGATCATTATAATTATGTTTGCTCAGCAACATCTTCCGGCCTTATGAATGTTCAGCTTTCACGTTCGGTACCTGTTTGTTTTGGTATTTTGACTTGCGATACCATGGAGCAAGCGATTGACAGAGCCGGCGGTAAAGCAGGAAATAAGGGAGCAGATGTTGCAGATACTGTTTTAGAAATGATCATGCTAAAATCTTCTCTATTAGGAAACTCATTTTTATGA
- the nusB gene encoding transcription antitermination factor NusB, translating into MIESTTALKPADFKQIRRCAVQFIYQQDVNQQFVMQRQALDQFMRQFEVAEQQKDFLRSLLNAIFDQSKTIDALIESKAKNWKISRIAKVDLAVLRVATIELLERTDTDVGVIISEAAAIAQEYGSSNSAAFVNGILDAIAKSVRTN; encoded by the coding sequence ATGATTGAAAGCACAACTGCTTTAAAACCAGCAGATTTTAAACAAATTCGAAGATGTGCGGTACAGTTTATATACCAGCAGGATGTCAACCAACAATTTGTAATGCAAAGACAAGCGTTAGATCAGTTTATGAGACAGTTTGAAGTTGCGGAACAACAAAAAGATTTTTTAAGATCTCTTTTAAATGCTATATTTGATCAAAGTAAAACAATTGATGCTCTTATTGAAAGCAAAGCTAAAAATTGGAAAATATCACGTATTGCAAAGGTTGATTTAGCTGTTTTGAGAGTCGCTACGATTGAGCTTTTAGAACGCACAGATACAGATGTCGGTGTTATCATTTCAGAAGCTGCTGCTATTGCTCAAGAATATGGATCTTCAAATTCGGCAGCATTTGTAAATGGAATTTTAGACGCGATTGCTAAGTCTGTACGTACGAATTAA
- a CDS encoding PilZ domain-containing protein, with amino-acid sequence MRQKADEKRKALRHNVEFIVSIYKNGKLVAPNNRIKNLSVLGCLIVVANKYKFKIGDKVILKIEEQQLLKKFNLLLDSIHAIVRHFDNHNEAYMGLEFMSINDDEKIIIEKIIENKSLLKSFPKSWQLKL; translated from the coding sequence ATGAGACAAAAAGCTGATGAGAAAAGAAAAGCATTGCGTCATAATGTCGAATTTATTGTTTCAATATATAAAAACGGGAAACTTGTTGCGCCAAATAATCGTATAAAAAATTTATCAGTTCTTGGTTGTTTGATTGTAGTTGCTAATAAATATAAGTTTAAAATTGGCGATAAAGTTATATTAAAAATAGAAGAACAACAGTTGCTAAAAAAATTTAATTTATTGCTTGATTCTATTCATGCAATAGTAAGACATTTTGACAATCATAATGAAGCTTATATGGGATTAGAATTCATGAGTATAAATGATGATGAAAAAATTATTATCGAGAAAATCATTGAAAATAAATCATTACTAAAGAGTTTTCCAAAGTCATGGCAATTAAAACTATAA
- a CDS encoding calcium-binding protein, which produces MIKIAKVIAAFTILIYEMQTWCSENNYDTFEAISTKNEEVNYIEEKYNVIIKNNLNNGKNNFELSSNWLSEKIYFDDLISLKKSIVNSYNIINKYNNSVIFNILRDKDIPLINSYSPFFFEESFQKKEHTNLAEFFSKNFTNNKLAFSAYEISFYPGYLNFLEIKQDNFNKEYIDLKIKMNEILLDIFIQDLCLKESLVNLSNKKRIIPFYLINSIIYNLNLKLRIIKKFGELSINFSDKNIEIFLSDMSHERRRIKQKEIYISNYLIQLPENITDVIKDISKTKSREYYIENNHDLINKIEYLKKFIIDQEKNLSKLYNSYNIENETYIYQIYFKILAYTSKNNTDLMEYTFKNKLYFNFNNNKFNNSIGITEELLKTADNISKFLSEIESMNLKKDEKYTLEDWIQFINNNKSNDKNHDYIKNIVNNYYNEFQFSYGIKSIGEIFLTIQELSLLIGSSYGLNDSSDLFNNYKIDINKKNYFEDKYDDYTFSINDNIKRIINGKYDTKISENDTSLDKIYCRIELLNKLFQKESDVYVWKNIYFILNKYEFISREEIINKVRNNLLTLSPYHIYYLKYLNSIFPNKNEIRDKNIKILEQIQQHLIYLKKNNNEKDMLFFRNMIRHLNFITNQEKHGEFYLENLSNYEKISFKDLSNEIEALFNYSDIIEFSQDIELKIIEKISVLKNESNEKSFHAALNYITFENNIINHTIFDNKINLNNTFEYKKHLFVFKFVKNKKNKFHIITPENKKITIFFNRDQFINDIENYENISVSKKLVISEIFKYISQNILNNSKKDSIDEINERNNILKLFREIYYKLNSQENKTKDIQSYSKQFELNKFPETIANSKNPNSIFNQKNSNSLNKALLGSSTGFNFLFLTGKIQNIEQMLVEGDHAGTSHDSLEIAFTNSDLFIDNIRSRDLLKSYPKIIRKLSSGQIALNLMAAGLNVWQAINNFKESSKEAGKKKRDLQVAGAVLLADSHITLYSVILTPFSPLAGVIGGFTSFMLISGHSIYSTVRMHQDLIELGVDEKTTSILGAFSLMTFGMQFDHSHIPGVSYANAVLAIESKIKNQVNEYNKNTNNDFYFTKIIIPKISFHYPFSERKVTISNCNLSGCSSHTSGGELLIDQTHQCQSHNIYPENLKMTSLYNELNVYMYKNQNAFNIKKYEKISDKNNDYYWINSYKYYDDTFYCDTSLFKEFSSMKTIELDDELAKDVPLSQHSNLIYVGINDQFKHGQSISYIKGDENFKNYFSINKGQHFYHLIGGNNNDYFEINDFYISNNIFINQIIGRKGTNIISLKNLNIESNKILDNNFIFIKQNELQIEKDSAIINNNNYKKIYEKLINNNNILSKNNLPETQNITHLFGSQYNDLFIGSIEDNFIYGNKGNDKIYGGAGNDILAGGEGVDELIGGIGSDTYIINKIDFLNQNENYDIINIYEKNTELQPFYNDDLEVQDIILTDINNLGLFRENNDLWVITKSDEILNTQKTLKNNYIKIAKIKNLFNDYEKSNLIFPEIYSIKGFKYIYDPNNITSDIFWLDNIIIAFNIKIKE; this is translated from the coding sequence ATGATCAAAATTGCAAAAGTTATTGCTGCATTTACAATTTTAATTTATGAAATGCAAACGTGGTGTTCTGAAAATAATTATGATACATTTGAAGCGATTAGCACAAAAAATGAAGAAGTTAATTATATAGAAGAAAAATATAATGTCATAATTAAAAATAATTTAAATAATGGAAAAAATAATTTTGAATTAAGTTCTAACTGGTTAAGCGAAAAAATTTATTTTGATGATTTAATATCTTTAAAAAAATCAATAGTAAACAGTTATAATATAATTAATAAATATAATAATTCAGTGATTTTTAATATTTTAAGGGATAAAGATATTCCTTTAATTAATTCATATTCTCCTTTCTTTTTTGAAGAATCATTTCAAAAAAAAGAACACACAAATTTAGCAGAATTTTTCTCTAAAAATTTTACAAATAATAAATTAGCATTTTCTGCATATGAAATATCATTTTATCCTGGTTATCTTAATTTTTTAGAAATAAAACAAGATAATTTTAATAAAGAATATATAGATTTAAAAATAAAAATGAATGAAATTCTTCTAGATATTTTTATACAAGATTTATGCTTAAAAGAATCTTTAGTTAATTTATCAAATAAAAAAAGGATAATTCCATTTTATTTAATAAATTCAATTATATATAATTTAAATTTAAAATTAAGAATTATTAAAAAATTTGGTGAACTATCTATAAATTTTTCAGATAAAAATATTGAAATATTTCTATCTGATATGAGCCACGAAAGAAGAAGAATAAAACAAAAAGAAATATATATATCCAATTATTTAATTCAACTACCAGAAAATATAACCGATGTAATTAAAGACATTTCAAAAACAAAATCACGTGAATATTATATTGAAAATAATCATGATTTAATTAATAAAATAGAATACTTAAAAAAATTTATAATTGATCAAGAAAAAAATCTTAGCAAATTATATAACTCATATAACATAGAAAATGAAACTTATATTTATCAAATATATTTTAAAATTTTAGCATATACAAGCAAAAATAATACAGATTTAATGGAATATACCTTTAAAAATAAATTGTACTTTAATTTTAATAATAATAAATTTAATAATTCAATTGGAATAACAGAAGAATTATTGAAAACTGCTGATAATATCTCAAAATTTTTATCTGAAATTGAAAGCATGAATTTAAAGAAAGATGAAAAATACACTCTAGAAGACTGGATCCAATTTATTAATAATAATAAATCTAATGATAAAAATCATGATTATATTAAAAATATTGTGAATAACTATTATAATGAATTTCAATTTTCATATGGAATAAAATCAATAGGAGAAATTTTTTTAACAATTCAAGAACTATCGCTGCTGATTGGAAGCTCCTATGGTTTAAATGATTCTTCTGATCTTTTTAACAACTACAAAATCGATATTAATAAAAAAAATTATTTTGAAGATAAATATGATGACTATACTTTTTCTATTAATGACAATATCAAGAGAATAATTAATGGCAAATATGATACTAAAATTTCAGAAAATGACACATCATTAGATAAAATTTATTGTCGAATAGAATTGCTGAATAAACTATTTCAAAAAGAATCGGACGTATATGTATGGAAAAATATTTATTTCATATTAAATAAATATGAATTTATTAGTAGAGAAGAAATAATCAATAAAGTAAGAAATAATCTTTTAACTTTATCGCCATATCATATTTACTATTTAAAATATTTAAATAGTATTTTTCCAAATAAAAATGAAATTAGGGATAAAAATATCAAAATTTTAGAACAGATACAGCAACATCTAATATATCTTAAAAAAAATAATAATGAAAAAGATATGCTATTTTTCAGAAATATGATCCGACATTTAAATTTTATTACAAATCAAGAAAAACATGGTGAATTTTATTTAGAAAATTTGAGTAATTATGAAAAAATTTCATTTAAAGATTTATCAAATGAAATAGAAGCATTATTTAATTACTCTGATATTATTGAATTTAGTCAAGATATAGAGTTAAAAATTATTGAAAAAATATCAGTATTAAAGAATGAATCAAATGAAAAATCATTTCATGCAGCATTAAATTATATTACATTTGAAAATAACATTATCAATCACACGATATTTGATAATAAGATAAATTTAAATAATACATTTGAATATAAAAAACATTTATTCGTATTTAAATTTGTTAAAAACAAAAAAAATAAATTTCACATAATAACACCAGAAAACAAAAAAATTACTATTTTTTTTAATAGAGATCAGTTTATAAATGATATTGAAAATTATGAAAATATTTCAGTATCAAAAAAATTAGTAATTTCTGAAATTTTTAAATATATTTCTCAAAATATTCTAAATAATTCTAAAAAAGATTCTATAGATGAAATTAACGAAAGAAACAATATTTTAAAATTATTTAGAGAAATTTATTATAAACTAAATAGCCAAGAAAATAAAACTAAAGATATTCAAAGTTATTCAAAACAATTTGAATTAAATAAATTCCCAGAAACTATTGCAAATTCTAAAAATCCAAACTCCATTTTTAATCAAAAAAACAGCAATTCTCTAAATAAAGCTCTCTTAGGAAGTAGTACTGGATTTAATTTCCTCTTTCTAACCGGTAAAATTCAGAATATTGAACAAATGCTGGTTGAAGGAGATCATGCAGGCACTTCACACGATAGCTTAGAAATTGCTTTTACTAATAGTGATTTATTTATAGATAATATTAGAAGTAGAGATTTATTAAAATCATATCCTAAAATTATAAGAAAATTATCATCCGGTCAGATTGCTCTTAATTTAATGGCAGCGGGTTTAAATGTCTGGCAAGCAATAAATAACTTTAAAGAATCTTCAAAAGAAGCAGGAAAAAAGAAACGAGATTTACAAGTTGCTGGAGCTGTTCTATTAGCGGACTCACATATTACTCTTTATTCCGTTATATTAACACCATTTTCTCCACTTGCAGGAGTTATAGGAGGCTTTACCAGTTTTATGTTAATCTCAGGACATAGTATTTACTCTACTGTAAGAATGCATCAAGATTTAATTGAATTGGGAGTCGATGAAAAAACAACCTCCATCTTAGGTGCTTTTAGTCTTATGACCTTTGGCATGCAATTTGATCATAGTCACATTCCTGGTGTCTCTTATGCAAATGCCGTCTTAGCAATAGAAAGTAAAATAAAAAATCAAGTTAATGAGTATAATAAAAACACTAATAATGATTTTTATTTTACAAAAATCATTATTCCAAAAATAAGCTTTCATTATCCTTTTTCTGAAAGAAAAGTTACTATAAGTAACTGCAACTTATCGGGCTGTAGCAGTCATACCTCTGGAGGTGAATTATTAATAGATCAAACTCATCAATGCCAGAGTCATAATATTTATCCAGAAAATCTGAAAATGACTTCTTTGTATAATGAACTAAATGTCTATATGTATAAAAATCAGAATGCATTTAATATCAAGAAATATGAAAAAATTTCCGATAAAAATAATGATTATTACTGGATAAACTCTTATAAATATTATGACGACACTTTTTACTGTGATACAAGTTTATTTAAAGAATTTTCTTCAATGAAAACAATCGAATTAGATGATGAATTAGCTAAAGACGTCCCACTTAGTCAGCACTCGAATTTAATCTATGTTGGTATAAATGATCAATTCAAGCATGGTCAATCAATATCATATATTAAAGGAGATGAAAATTTTAAAAATTATTTTTCAATTAATAAGGGACAACATTTTTACCATTTAATTGGTGGAAATAATAATGACTACTTTGAAATAAATGACTTTTATATAAGTAATAATATTTTTATAAATCAAATTATAGGAAGAAAAGGAACAAATATAATTTCACTAAAAAATTTAAATATTGAATCAAATAAAATTCTTGATAATAATTTTATTTTTATCAAGCAAAATGAATTACAAATTGAAAAAGATAGCGCTATAATAAATAATAATAATTACAAAAAAATATATGAAAAATTAATAAATAATAATAATATTTTATCAAAAAATAATCTTCCAGAAACTCAAAACATTACTCATTTATTTGGATCTCAATACAATGATTTATTTATTGGTTCAATAGAAGATAATTTTATATATGGGAATAAAGGAAATGACAAAATATATGGCGGAGCCGGGAACGATATTTTAGCTGGCGGCGAAGGAGTTGATGAACTTATTGGAGGAATAGGTTCAGATACTTACATAATAAATAAAATAGATTTTTTAAATCAAAACGAAAATTATGACATTATAAATATTTATGAAAAAAATACTGAGTTACAACCATTTTATAACGACGATTTAGAAGTTCAAGATATTATTCTAACAGATATAAACAATTTAGGATTATTTCGTGAAAACAATGATTTATGGGTTATTACGAAATCTGATGAGATTTTAAATACTCAAAAAACACTAAAAAATAATTATATTAAAATTGCAAAAATAAAAAATTTATTTAATGATTATGAAAAAAGTAATCTAATTTTTCCCGAAATTTACTCTATTAAAGGATTTAAGTATATTTACGACCCCAACAATATTACATCAGATATATTTTGGTTAGATAATATTATCATAGCCTTTAACATAAAAATTAAGGAATAA